One Hevea brasiliensis isolate MT/VB/25A 57/8 chromosome 6, ASM3005281v1, whole genome shotgun sequence genomic window, TAAAATTTATCATTGCCATTTAGTTTTAAgtaatattttcttgtattttaattAGCAAGTGCTTAATTGTTTGGAAAAGTCAGCCTTTTGTAGCCAATATTTACTTGTATTTTTTCAATTATGAACTTGCTCATTTCACACTTGGAAACATCAACGTTGAAGGTAATTCTCTTGTTTTATTAATTCCTACCTCGTTTCCTAATTCCTATGTACTATTTGACTGTTCCCAAGCTAATAGGAATCAATAAAATaagatatttttttaaaaaaattaaataagcctttatattattaattaaggataaataaatttaaaattaagttttgaattaaataagtttttgtattttttaattaatgtcAAATTATTCTTCacctaataaaataattttttaataataaaattactaaaaaaataatatttttaattcttttaaaaagtttggtacatgagaaaataatttattcataCCTTTTTAAACAAAAgccagcatatatatatatatatatatatatatatatatatatataggctaAAGAACCTTACTGGCAAACATGAAAATGGCGTAAGAACAAACGAACACCAATATTGAAATGACATCCCAACTTATTGGGCAGGATACTCCACCATGTCACACTCATCCCCTGATTTAATATATGATTtcttttttatgttttatttatttattaaactaAAGCTCATGAAGAGTTTTGAGATGGTTTGGGGTTCTTCACTCGTCAAGGTGATGAAATTAAGCCTCACAGGTGATTTTGTCACCATGCTATGAGCTATGAGGCTTTCAGATATTGAGATCAAcactttattaatttaaaattcatttgtCTTAAGAGATAGCAGTTGGGAAATTTATTAATTGGAATCAAAGACTAATGTATTAGGCATCATAACATTCATTAGAATACATAATCAGAACACGCAACTGTTTAAAAGGATAGTTTGGAATAATTcaagaaagataaaaaaaaagggGTGATTCGGATACAAATGACAAACAGTTGCACATTACAAATTTCTGCTTTTAGTACTTTGGAACTTGTTCTCTAGTTTTATAGACCAGTGCCACCAGTTGGGGTGTAATGGTAGCATAGATGCAAGCAAAAGGAAGCCTTTAGGATTGAATCCTGATGGAGTCTTCTGGCTGTTTTGGGATAGGAAGGTGACCCCTTTCCTGCAAGCTCTTAACAGTTTCATATAGGCATTGCTTCACTGGTGTAAATTCCAAGCCAAGTTCCTTAAGCTTTTGGTTGGAGAATTTGTATGGTTTTGCTCTTGGGTTCTTCTCATCTGAACACCTGCAATCATTTCACACACAAAATTTCAGCTACCAAATTCCATGAATTAAATTggaatttattttctttatatataaaataaaagacTTAATTGTGAGGGATAATGATTAATTCTATTGGAACATGTTGGCTATATTAATGTTTCTGCCCAAGTGTCAACCCTAGTCACCCAACTAAAGGAATATTCATATGATTTCTCTAATGTTTCAATCAAAGATAATAAATTTTGACTCATTCaaattcaattgatctgaaacaaTTTATAACACATTTATATTTGCTTTAAATTTAACTCAATCagctcaaattttaatttaaaaattaaattttgtaaaGAAGGTATATTTtaatcagattttttttttcaaaatctaACCCACAATTTAATTTCACTAACAAAATTCAAAATGATTATAaccctaaattttaatttgaatttaagtTCATCCTAATTTTATCCTCTAGCTTTAACAAGCATTAACCTTACTTGTAAAAAAGTAACTTGTATATTAAATCTCCTTGACCAGGAGACATGGGAAAAGGTTGGTTAAAGAAGACCTCCAAGCTTCACTTATGACAATGACATTGGAGTAGGTCAAGGACACCTTAGaaccactattttttttttttttaatcttcttggatttttcattaattaaaatgaTTCCAAGTGTTGTTTTATTATGGGTTTGATAATAAATTCCTATCCTAGGCCTTGTAGGTGAGATTTATAATAAGTCAAAGTGGATACAACAACTGCCCCACCACCCTACGAAAACAAAAGGTGCAACACTACTTAAATGCATTTGCCTTATTCAATGCTTTCTATTTGTTTTTTCCTCAGCTTCCAACTTTCAATGCGTAATGGCTGATGCTAGAAATCAACCCAAAATGTCAAGTTTAGATTTTTCAATGTCCTGTTGTCGACTATTAaatctttaaaaaaattatcaaaactctAAATTAAATTTCTATTTGATTTAAAATTATCATAGATTCTAACTTAAGACCTCATAGTGTCCTAATATCATTAAACTTAAACTCATTGGTAAATTACCATATTTCCTATTGCTTAATGTTCTAAATGGATAAGTTTCTATAATCGCTAATCAAATTTATATAAACAAGACTATAAAATCAAACTGTAGAAGAAACAAGAAAGTCCTTTTTTaactattattatttttaatttctttttttagtaTACATGTGCTGCAttattacctaatttgttggttaaataaatgaattatcacCTAACTTGTTAGCATACTTACAAGGTCAATGTATAGAACTAGATACATTACTTCAGTTGACCCCTAATACCAAGAGGAAATCCCTCcaaatattttctatatttttcttAACAAATTTAGAATCAAgactttttttaatatttttttctaagAAATTAGTCAAATATCAATGCAATATGATCCACATTTATTGATAATATTGTCATAATCAAGTGCCAACTAATAGATAACTATTCTTAGAACTCTCGTCTACAAGtttaagttttaaaaaaataaataaaaaaaaggcttCCATTTGAGGATAATAGACCCAACAAACCCAATGTGCTTGATAGGGAGATTGTTAGAAATACATAAGTGTGAAATTctcacataaaaaaaaatatataggatGAGTAAGAGACATATAAATGGGAAAAACACATATCCTTAAAGTTTTAAGTTGAATGTGGTGTCAAGTTTATGAATGTGTTCTTTCATAAAACTCATATCTCTAGACACTTTGGACTTCTCAGATCTCTAATAGAACTATTCTTGGAACCCTCATTTACAAGTTTAAACTTTTAGGATGAGTAATTTCTTCACATGATATCAGAGCCTTTGTTAGTTAAATATTTCAGCATAAGGCAAAGTGAATATGTGTTTATTCAGGCATTAAGCTTAATGGGTTTTTGCATGTAGGGATATAATAGAGATAAAACTATTTTTGAAACTCTCATCTACAagtttaaacttttaaattaagTAGTGGCTTAACACTAACGGTATGGAATCTGATTAGAAAGTTGAAAGCAGCGGagagccataaacataaattagGAATCGAATCCTTATCATATTGTGACTTGAGGGTATGCCACTTGAGGTCCTAACAATCCTACCACTAATTTCTTCATTTGTGGCTTGATTATTAGTTGGCAAGTCATTTCACTCCGTTTGATTGATTGGGACTTAAatcttaatattaaattataaactacttttttttttcgtaatttcttaattttacaagaaattttaattaaagcAAAAGGTATCTTATCGCAGTGAAgccaaaagaaaaaaatatatatatacatatggggTCCATCATTATTCACAATAAGATTGAGAGAACTTTACCTGGTGGGGATGGGATACTCTGGGAAGAACTTGGCAAGAATTTCCACCACCTCTCCACGGTGGAGGACGCTCTCGGCGCAGAGATATCGGCCAGAGGCAGAGGGCGTTTCATAGACAAGAATGTGGGCAAGTGCCACATCCTTAACGTGCACGTAAGCTTGAACAGAATTGGCATAGGTCTTGGCTGAACCAGTTAGGTACTTGAGGATGTGAATAATGCTGGCATTCACAGTGGATTGCAGCAGTGGTCCAAGCACCAACACTGGATTCACCGCCACTAGGTCCACCCTTTTCTCCTTGGCCACGTCCCACGCTGCTTGCTCCGCCACCGCCTTTCCATAGCAGTACCAGTTCTGCAATCAAAATTTTCACCAAAACTTAGTTTTTGTTTCCTATGTATccaaacaattaaataaaaaattcaactACAAATGGGTAGCCAACCtcaattaaaaaatgaaaatgctATTTAATTAGCAATTAAAATTTCATTGACCTGGCTAGATTTGGTCAACAACTCCTCTAGTATGTTCAGGAATTTCTTGGCAAATCCCAAATCTCAAACCAGTCAATACAAGTTACCTTTGCTATCAATGCTTGACCATATATACATATTctacttgaattagaaagaaaaGATTACTCATTCAACGGAAACAGAGTTCAAATTAATTCTTGACCATATAATGTTAATCATTAAGCAAATAGATGTTAATTAATACTAATATAATACTAAATTAATAAACCTTAGTAGTCTTGCAGAAGTCGAGGTCACTCCAGCAAGATTCATCCACAACAACATCAGGGTTCCTATTGGGATCCATATAAACAGCACCGATTGAAGACGTGAACACAACTCGACGAACTTTGGCTTCTGCAGCTGCTATGATCACATTTTTTGTCCCATTCACTGCTGGCTCCACCATTTGTTCCTTCAATATTAAAATCATTCCTCATCATTCATGAACAAAATCATCTAATTCATTTTGGTCTAATAtgcaatattaaaattttttttttttttcattgatcCATTATTTTTCCGATTAagaaaatgaaatggaaaattttAATGGTATAGAAAGAGAACTTTCAGGCATGGAGAGAGGATTAATGCGAGAATACCTTTAACAAAAATAAAGAGAAGTATTAGGTAAAGTGGGCCACTGATGCAAAACGTAAGGTGACGATAATTATTATTCTGTAAGGGACCCATCAAAGCATAGACGATTTGGTGATGGCAATCCAAAGGTAAAGTTGGTTCGGGTAGGGGTAATGTCcattttgttttttgtttttaaaaataataatttccaaaCGCTTTCCTGGCATCCAAACAGGAGTTT contains:
- the LOC110641228 gene encoding cinnamoyl-CoA reductase 1, translating into MPADTFSLSGCGQTVCVTGAGGFIASWIVQLLLERGYTVKGTMRNPDDPKNAHLRELEGAQERLTLCKADLLDYESLREAIMGCDGVFHTASPVTDDPEQMVEPAVNGTKNVIIAAAEAKVRRVVFTSSIGAVYMDPNRNPDVVVDESCWSDLDFCKTTKNWYCYGKAVAEQAAWDVAKEKRVDLVAVNPVLVLGPLLQSTVNASIIHILKYLTGSAKTYANSVQAYVHVKDVALAHILVYETPSASGRYLCAESVLHRGEVVEILAKFFPEYPIPTRCSDEKNPRAKPYKFSNQKLKELGLEFTPVKQCLYETVKSLQERGHLPIPKQPEDSIRIQS